One window from the genome of Pedobacter schmidteae encodes:
- a CDS encoding SusC/RagA family TonB-linked outer membrane protein, producing MKQMYLRCVATLLFSLITVFAFAQKNVTGTVREGGQPLPGVSVSVKGTSKATQTDATGKFSISVAGGDVLVFTAIGYVRQEITVGSQSVINVTLAEDNQTLTEVAVVGALGIVKDNKKLGYAVTTVKGDDLTRTNTVNPITALQGKVAGVNINVMGAAGIQTSPNIQIRGAKVLGNIPGQSNNQPIFVIDGNVIQNNQINADDVDGGSQLKNLNPDDYESITVLKGAAATSLYGSRGLNGAIVITTKKGKAGQGLGIEFNTTYQTQRIYKSPMAFQNVYGQGSVSTREGNFADNGTQALTAGSWGPKMDGSIHPAPYDATKMVPYSPQPDSWRTFYQNGNYVNNNLALSGGGDKYNYRLSYSNNSSKGLLPNNGLKRNSVDLRIGADINKVFSSELGISYANTVTKNYYGQGRYYHGGGENLGFNTFYLPRNIDFADWYANYRNADNSTKSPAGNSNLDRIVGAFSRFDKNNFEKQENSILGYTQLKAQVAPWLDFSGKLSVNFYKINTETKNYGNEKDNRGGAYEVGGSYTNTYNILFMGHATRDITEDLKLDFRVINEIYGDRKGENYGGKTNGGLIVPNQFFLGNSVGDIQSNYFYKNGDYPGPQYPSTLTYGLGGILNLNYKDYLNLELTGRNDWLSTLTYPVNIPGANNYTVFYPSANLSYSFYDHLTQKPSWLSSGRLRASLAYVGNGGVAGPYDTGKGYIPKGVINGFGNAIGSATEFKPNVKRNLDLRPQKQRSIELGTNFGLFRELINVDFAWYKTNTFKQLLTLDGIMETGSDKIFVNAGNIQNKGFELLVNVNPIRSKDWRLDVAVNLAHNKSKIIEFGGGIKEWELSGGYDGANVWAYEGGDFGVLTANPGSTVKLDPKTGWPLVVVSDVAQSTNPLTKYRVQLYDYEVNEETSTQRRIGLGKVEPDLVGGINANLRYKNFSLFAQVDGRFGGDVYSQAYSYAMGQGTLEASLYGRDQEHGGVARTDSYNGTTRYDGVIPNVVFAEGEMSPLKPGTSLAGKTFREAYDAGLVEPWKASWYHAYTNGWGTNLNTGGAVSKNSWIMLREITLGYNLPNELLGKARIQGARLSFSARNIGYLYRTLSGGQNPESLQSNDPFRPYITGGVPFSRSYAVTLSVKF from the coding sequence ATGAAACAGATGTACTTAAGGTGTGTTGCAACGTTGTTATTCAGTTTGATAACAGTGTTTGCCTTCGCACAGAAAAATGTTACTGGGACCGTTAGAGAAGGGGGGCAACCGCTACCAGGGGTAAGCGTTTCCGTCAAAGGAACCAGTAAAGCTACACAAACTGATGCTACCGGAAAATTTTCTATTTCTGTAGCCGGTGGTGATGTCCTGGTGTTTACAGCAATTGGTTATGTGCGGCAGGAAATTACGGTGGGAAGCCAAAGTGTAATCAACGTAACTTTGGCCGAAGATAACCAAACCTTAACTGAAGTAGCAGTGGTCGGGGCTTTGGGTATCGTAAAAGACAACAAGAAATTGGGATATGCGGTAACTACGGTAAAAGGTGATGACTTGACCCGTACCAATACTGTAAACCCGATTACTGCCCTGCAAGGTAAAGTGGCCGGTGTAAACATCAATGTGATGGGCGCTGCAGGTATACAGACTTCACCTAATATTCAAATCAGGGGAGCAAAGGTTTTGGGTAATATACCGGGCCAATCAAACAACCAGCCTATTTTTGTAATTGATGGAAACGTGATCCAGAATAATCAGATTAATGCTGATGATGTGGATGGTGGTTCTCAGTTGAAAAACTTAAATCCTGATGATTATGAAAGCATCACCGTATTAAAAGGTGCTGCGGCAACCTCTCTTTATGGTTCAAGGGGATTAAATGGTGCCATCGTAATTACCACCAAAAAGGGTAAAGCTGGCCAGGGTTTAGGTATCGAATTTAACACTACCTATCAAACTCAACGCATCTATAAAAGCCCAATGGCATTTCAAAATGTTTACGGACAGGGCAGTGTAAGTACAAGGGAAGGTAACTTCGCAGATAATGGAACGCAGGCCTTAACAGCCGGTAGCTGGGGACCAAAAATGGATGGAAGTATACACCCTGCACCTTATGATGCAACTAAAATGGTACCTTACTCTCCGCAACCAGATTCCTGGAGAACTTTTTACCAGAATGGAAATTATGTAAATAACAACCTGGCATTAAGTGGTGGTGGCGATAAATACAACTATCGTCTTTCTTATTCTAACAATTCCAGCAAAGGATTGTTGCCTAACAATGGTTTAAAACGTAACAGTGTTGACCTTAGAATTGGAGCAGACATCAATAAAGTTTTCTCATCTGAATTGGGTATTTCATATGCCAACACGGTGACTAAAAATTATTATGGACAAGGCCGTTATTACCATGGTGGTGGCGAAAACTTAGGTTTCAATACTTTTTATTTACCAAGAAATATTGATTTTGCTGATTGGTACGCCAATTACCGTAATGCAGATAATTCAACAAAAAGCCCAGCCGGTAACTCAAACCTGGATAGGATTGTTGGTGCTTTTTCTCGTTTTGACAAAAATAATTTTGAGAAACAGGAGAATTCCATTTTGGGATATACGCAGTTAAAAGCGCAGGTAGCACCCTGGTTAGATTTTTCTGGAAAACTGAGTGTCAACTTCTATAAAATCAATACCGAAACAAAAAACTATGGTAATGAAAAGGATAACAGAGGTGGAGCTTATGAAGTAGGAGGCAGTTATACCAACACCTATAACATTTTGTTTATGGGACATGCCACCAGAGACATTACAGAAGACCTGAAACTTGATTTTCGTGTAATTAATGAAATTTATGGGGACAGGAAAGGTGAGAATTATGGTGGTAAGACCAATGGAGGATTGATCGTTCCAAATCAATTTTTCCTTGGAAACTCGGTAGGAGATATTCAAAGTAATTATTTTTATAAAAATGGTGATTATCCCGGTCCTCAATACCCGTCCACGCTTACCTATGGTTTAGGTGGTATATTGAACTTAAATTACAAAGACTATCTGAATCTGGAGTTGACCGGTCGTAACGACTGGCTTTCTACGTTGACTTATCCGGTTAATATTCCGGGGGCCAACAACTATACAGTATTTTATCCTTCAGCAAATCTTTCCTATTCATTTTACGATCACCTTACCCAGAAACCTTCCTGGCTTTCTTCTGGTCGTTTGAGAGCTTCATTGGCTTATGTGGGGAATGGTGGCGTGGCAGGACCTTATGATACAGGTAAAGGGTATATTCCAAAAGGCGTTATTAATGGCTTTGGAAATGCTATTGGTAGCGCAACTGAATTCAAACCGAATGTTAAACGAAATCTTGATCTTAGACCACAAAAACAACGTTCTATCGAATTGGGTACTAATTTTGGTTTGTTCAGGGAATTGATCAATGTTGATTTTGCCTGGTACAAAACCAATACCTTCAAACAGCTTTTGACACTGGATGGAATAATGGAAACGGGTAGTGACAAAATATTTGTGAATGCTGGTAACATCCAAAATAAAGGCTTTGAGTTATTGGTAAATGTTAATCCAATCAGAAGTAAAGACTGGAGATTAGACGTTGCTGTCAATTTAGCGCACAACAAAAGTAAGATAATTGAATTTGGTGGGGGTATCAAAGAATGGGAATTGAGCGGTGGATATGATGGAGCCAATGTATGGGCCTATGAAGGTGGTGACTTTGGTGTGTTAACCGCTAATCCCGGATCAACAGTAAAATTGGATCCAAAAACAGGCTGGCCTTTGGTTGTGGTGAGCGATGTTGCGCAAAGTACTAATCCATTGACTAAATATAGAGTGCAACTGTATGATTATGAGGTTAATGAAGAAACTTCCACACAAAGAAGAATTGGCTTAGGGAAAGTAGAGCCGGATCTGGTTGGCGGTATCAATGCCAATCTGCGTTATAAGAACTTTAGCTTGTTTGCCCAGGTCGATGGTCGTTTTGGTGGTGATGTTTATTCACAGGCTTATAGCTATGCGATGGGACAAGGAACCTTAGAGGCTTCATTGTATGGCCGCGATCAGGAACATGGAGGTGTTGCCCGTACCGATTCTTATAATGGAACCACGCGCTACGACGGTGTAATTCCAAATGTAGTATTTGCAGAGGGAGAAATGAGCCCATTAAAACCGGGAACTTCACTGGCAGGTAAAACCTTCCGCGAGGCGTATGATGCAGGACTGGTGGAGCCATGGAAAGCATCATGGTATCATGCCTACACCAATGGATGGGGTACGAATTTAAACACAGGAGGTGCAGTGAGCAAAAACTCCTGGATCATGCTGAGAGAAATTACTTTGGGCTATAACTTGCCGAATGAGCTTTTGGGTAAAGCCCGTATCCAGGGAGCAAGATTAAGCTTTAGCGCAAGAAATATCGGCTATTTGTATAGAACCTTGTCTGGTGGACAAAATCCTGAGTCATTACAGAGTAACGATCCATTCAGACCATACATCACAGGTGGCGTGCCATTTTCAAGAAGCTACGCGGTTACCTTAAGTGTTAAGTTCTAA
- a CDS encoding SusD/RagB family nutrient-binding outer membrane lipoprotein, with the protein MKKINKSLLMLVAVALVGQSCKKELVDINTNPYLLDNVGPEYLFTGTTLDINLNSRDRTMKKYGTSMTYMQYLVPDVATPDGLSGAYWNPARTTGPNPGLFYYNDYYTGVGRDMNRIIDQINLLPADKKASYQGLKAMASIVEVYHAWRVADAFGAMPYSQAFNDGTYPLPAYDFDFDLYKVFDKKLKDAATLLKDNPSGQIDMSAQDFFYAGNYGRWQAFANTLRIKIAQRYQKRDAANLTSVLNDIATNFASKIISSVPETFSYTHTRDWNDNVDDINNILINYNASYAFVEFLKSTNDPRIKFLVRENDLGTNYAPYNNAVTNGTPATKATLALPANQVRYYGKHAFPSSVEGGFDATGGVRSVGFPLVGGTNENLGVLSAIQSRLFVRNGGFGGSDARSAKTFMHTDEEFKERTVVMKRRTLYLSYAETCFMMAEIAETGGNGLGKTASQWFYAGVQASFDEYKALAIDNLVPNANQVVIGNFATNLPYLGLPSIYSQAWVNFLAQPEEAWAMWKRTGYPQFENVRPGVPNRIGNGSSIAYLEALWNGTSDLVIPRRSALQLSTGSNPNSDNYYKAIQTMISKDAAYGKDALDTKGRIWWDKQ; encoded by the coding sequence ATGAAAAAGATAAATAAGAGTTTATTAATGTTAGTTGCAGTTGCCCTTGTTGGACAATCCTGCAAAAAGGAGCTGGTGGATATCAACACCAATCCCTATTTATTAGATAATGTAGGACCTGAATATTTATTTACCGGAACTACGCTTGACATCAATTTGAACAGCAGGGACAGGACCATGAAAAAATATGGTACCAGCATGACCTATATGCAGTACCTGGTACCGGATGTAGCTACTCCGGACGGATTAAGTGGAGCTTACTGGAACCCGGCCCGGACTACCGGACCAAATCCTGGTTTGTTTTACTATAACGATTACTATACAGGTGTTGGAAGGGATATGAACCGCATCATTGACCAAATCAATCTTTTACCTGCTGATAAAAAAGCGTCATACCAAGGTTTAAAAGCCATGGCTTCTATTGTAGAGGTGTATCATGCATGGCGTGTAGCAGATGCATTCGGTGCAATGCCTTATAGTCAAGCTTTTAATGATGGTACTTATCCGCTACCGGCCTACGATTTCGATTTTGATTTGTATAAGGTTTTTGATAAAAAGTTGAAAGATGCAGCAACACTATTGAAAGACAACCCTAGCGGTCAGATAGATATGAGCGCTCAGGATTTCTTTTATGCTGGGAATTATGGCAGATGGCAGGCTTTCGCCAATACCTTGAGGATTAAAATTGCACAACGCTATCAAAAACGTGATGCGGCTAATTTAACGAGCGTATTGAATGATATTGCTACCAATTTTGCGAGTAAAATCATCAGCTCGGTTCCTGAAACATTTTCTTATACGCATACTCGTGATTGGAACGACAATGTGGATGATATCAATAACATTCTTATCAACTATAATGCTTCTTATGCTTTTGTAGAGTTTTTGAAATCGACCAATGATCCTCGTATCAAATTTTTGGTTCGTGAAAATGACTTGGGGACTAATTATGCACCATATAATAATGCAGTTACCAATGGAACTCCGGCAACAAAAGCTACACTTGCACTTCCTGCAAACCAGGTACGTTATTATGGTAAACACGCATTCCCTTCTTCTGTTGAGGGTGGATTTGATGCGACTGGAGGGGTAAGAAGCGTGGGTTTCCCACTGGTAGGTGGAACAAATGAAAATCTAGGTGTATTGTCAGCCATACAGTCGCGCTTGTTTGTTAGAAATGGTGGTTTTGGTGGTTCGGATGCCAGATCGGCTAAGACTTTTATGCATACTGACGAGGAGTTTAAAGAAAGAACTGTAGTCATGAAAAGAAGAACTTTGTATTTGAGTTATGCGGAGACTTGTTTTATGATGGCAGAGATTGCTGAAACAGGTGGCAATGGCTTAGGCAAAACCGCATCTCAGTGGTTCTATGCGGGTGTTCAGGCTTCATTTGATGAATATAAAGCACTAGCAATTGATAACCTGGTACCGAATGCTAATCAGGTAGTGATTGGGAATTTTGCGACAAATCTTCCTTATTTAGGCTTGCCTAGTATCTATTCACAAGCATGGGTAAACTTCCTGGCTCAGCCTGAAGAGGCATGGGCCATGTGGAAACGTACCGGCTATCCTCAGTTTGAAAATGTGAGACCAGGTGTACCAAACAGAATTGGTAACGGTTCAAGTATCGCTTACCTGGAGGCACTTTGGAATGGTACTTCAGATTTAGTGATCCCTAGAAGAAGTGCATTGCAATTGAGCACAGGTTCAAACCCGAACTCTGACAATTACTATAAAGCAATTCAGACGATGATCAGCAAAGATGCTGCTTATGGTAAAGATGCACTGGATACCAAAGGTCGTATCTGGTGGGATAAACAGTAA
- a CDS encoding Ldh family oxidoreductase codes for MKFHTFTEHHLRRFTENVFLTMGCPEADAKLAADVLLRSDLRGIDSHGVARLSGYVRLWEKKRINALPNVKIVHETPTTATVDGDGGLGLVVAPFAMKVAIEKAKIYGSGWVSVKNSNHFGIAGYHALMAVEQEMIGISMTNASPLVAPTYANERLLGTNPMCYAFPSGKYPPVVVDMATAAAANGKLEIAQRANLPIPEGWVQDKNGLSSINPHQLKEGGSLLPLGSDKDHGSHKGYGLSATVDILSAVLSGANYGPWVPPFVAFLEPPTDPVGEGIGHFFGAMRVDGFRPAQDFKDHLDNWITRFKSAKVVEADKKVIIPGEPEHDFEQERKVAGIPLIDVVVNDLNELAKKLGIEGLS; via the coding sequence ATGAAATTTCACACTTTCACCGAGCATCATCTGCGTCGCTTTACCGAGAACGTATTTTTAACGATGGGCTGTCCGGAAGCTGACGCAAAGCTGGCGGCCGATGTATTGTTGCGGTCTGACTTGAGAGGGATAGATTCGCATGGTGTGGCCCGTTTAAGTGGCTATGTAAGGCTATGGGAAAAGAAACGGATTAATGCGCTACCAAATGTAAAAATAGTGCACGAAACACCCACCACGGCAACAGTAGATGGCGATGGGGGATTGGGTTTAGTAGTGGCACCATTTGCCATGAAGGTAGCCATAGAAAAGGCAAAGATTTATGGTAGCGGCTGGGTTTCGGTAAAAAATTCAAATCATTTTGGAATAGCTGGCTACCATGCGTTGATGGCTGTAGAACAGGAAATGATTGGCATCAGTATGACCAACGCCAGTCCACTGGTGGCCCCAACCTATGCAAATGAAAGGCTATTGGGTACAAATCCAATGTGTTATGCTTTCCCATCCGGAAAATACCCTCCCGTAGTGGTAGACATGGCTACGGCGGCGGCGGCAAATGGCAAATTAGAAATCGCCCAACGGGCCAATTTGCCTATTCCTGAAGGCTGGGTACAGGACAAGAACGGTTTATCTTCGATAAATCCACACCAACTAAAAGAAGGCGGCTCACTATTGCCTTTGGGTAGCGATAAAGATCATGGGAGCCATAAGGGGTATGGACTGAGTGCTACAGTCGATATTCTATCAGCGGTACTATCGGGCGCAAATTATGGGCCATGGGTACCTCCTTTTGTGGCTTTTCTGGAGCCCCCAACAGACCCTGTTGGAGAAGGTATAGGTCATTTTTTTGGAGCGATGCGGGTAGATGGTTTCAGGCCAGCTCAGGATTTTAAAGACCATCTGGACAACTGGATTACCCGCTTCAAAAGTGCAAAGGTTGTTGAGGCAGATAAAAAGGTAATTATCCCGGGCGAACCGGAACACGATTTTGAACAGGAACGAAAAGTTGCCGGCATTCCACTGATTGATGTGGTGGTAAACGATTTGAATGAACTGGCAAAAAAACTGGGTATTGAGGGATTGAGTTAA
- the bshC gene encoding bacillithiol biosynthesis cysteine-adding enzyme BshC has product MQAKYISYQETNAFSAVVLDYISGKDELKSFYQYTPDFNGFREAIKNRNFNGDRTLLVETIQQQYAAVKTTPMVTEHIKRLGDSRTFTITTGHQLNIFTGPLYFIYKIVTAINLARTLKQEFPDYNFVPVYWMATEDHDFEEINHVKIEDKMLTWTKPASGATGRLDTKDIIETLGAYKGYLGIGKNGLMLSRLVEAAYTNNNKLSDATRELVDALFGEYGLVCIDADDRQFKKQFAEIIQQDITAQHSFKYITESNAKLEALGHKPQVNPREINFFYMTDQLRERIVEEDGLYKVMNTDIRFGKEELQQEITNFPERFSPNVVMRPVYQEVILPNLAYIGGGAELTYWLQLKSNFEHYKVDFPVLLLRNSALVIDSRSEMRMQILGISHKNLFAPTESIKNDWVRAHVNLQLSLNDEERAINAVFDQIKLNAYKIDKTLSQSADAAKSKGLKLISSLEKKMLRAEKRKHQTSLAQIEALKDKLFPNGVLQERVLNIAPLYVLYGDEFIDSLVAYFKPLDHQFTVLFA; this is encoded by the coding sequence ATGCAGGCAAAATACATCTCTTATCAGGAAACGAATGCCTTCTCTGCCGTTGTATTGGATTACATCAGCGGAAAAGACGAGTTAAAGTCTTTTTATCAATATACGCCGGATTTTAATGGCTTCCGCGAAGCCATTAAAAATCGCAACTTTAATGGCGACAGAACCCTGTTGGTAGAAACCATACAGCAGCAATATGCTGCTGTAAAAACTACCCCGATGGTTACCGAACATATCAAACGATTGGGAGATAGCCGGACTTTTACCATTACAACAGGCCACCAGTTGAATATTTTTACCGGGCCGCTTTATTTTATTTATAAAATAGTTACCGCAATTAACCTGGCCAGAACCTTAAAACAGGAATTCCCGGATTATAATTTTGTCCCCGTTTATTGGATGGCCACCGAGGATCATGATTTTGAGGAAATCAATCATGTAAAAATTGAGGACAAAATGCTGACCTGGACCAAGCCCGCAAGCGGAGCTACAGGCCGACTGGATACAAAAGATATCATTGAAACACTGGGGGCCTACAAAGGTTATTTGGGCATTGGCAAAAACGGATTGATGCTGTCGCGCCTGGTGGAAGCTGCTTATACTAATAACAACAAACTGAGTGATGCCACGCGGGAACTGGTAGATGCCCTGTTTGGCGAATACGGGTTGGTTTGCATAGATGCTGACGACCGGCAGTTTAAAAAACAATTCGCCGAAATCATACAACAGGACATCACAGCACAACATAGCTTTAAGTATATCACCGAAAGCAATGCAAAACTGGAAGCACTGGGTCATAAACCGCAGGTGAATCCGCGGGAGATCAACTTTTTTTACATGACCGACCAATTAAGGGAGCGTATTGTAGAAGAGGATGGCCTGTATAAGGTCATGAACACGGACATCCGCTTCGGAAAGGAAGAACTGCAACAGGAAATCACCAATTTCCCGGAACGGTTTAGTCCCAATGTAGTGATGCGTCCGGTATACCAGGAAGTTATTTTGCCTAATCTTGCTTATATAGGTGGTGGTGCAGAGCTCACTTACTGGCTGCAGTTGAAATCAAACTTTGAGCATTACAAAGTGGATTTCCCAGTATTGTTGTTGCGCAACTCGGCATTGGTTATCGACAGCAGAAGTGAAATGAGGATGCAGATTTTGGGCATTAGTCATAAAAACCTGTTTGCCCCTACCGAAAGTATTAAAAATGATTGGGTGCGTGCACATGTTAATCTGCAGCTTTCGCTGAATGACGAAGAACGGGCCATTAATGCTGTTTTTGATCAGATTAAGTTAAATGCCTATAAAATTGACAAAACACTCTCTCAATCGGCCGATGCCGCTAAAAGCAAGGGCCTCAAGCTCATTTCCAGTCTGGAGAAAAAAATGCTGAGAGCCGAGAAACGCAAACATCAAACCTCATTAGCACAAATAGAGGCGCTAAAAGATAAATTGTTCCCCAATGGTGTGTTGCAGGAACGTGTATTAAATATTGCCCCCTTATATGTATTATATGGTGATGAGTTTATCGACTCCTTAGTGGCTTACTTTAAGCCATTAGACCACCAGTTTACAGTCTTATTTGCCTGA
- the rimO gene encoding 30S ribosomal protein S12 methylthiotransferase RimO: MNTKTPSKIIPVKKPKINVITLGCSKNTYDSEVLMGQLRGNSMDVVHEANKMGKDDIVVINTCGFIDNAKQESIDTILQYSQLKDEGKVGKVIVTGCLSERYKPELEAEITNVDAFFGTNDLNNLLHSLGANYKHELIGERLLTTPSHFAYFKIAEGCNRPCSFCAIPLMRGKHVSRDMQELVNEAKILAAGGTKELILIAQDLTYYGLDIYGRRNLDELLRRLSDVNGIEWIRLQYAYPSGFPMEILDAMNERENICKYLDMPLQHITDNMLKSMRRGITKQKTIDIVNQIRDKVPGIAMRTTLICGYPGETEQDFEEMMDWVEETRFDRLGCFTYSHEEKTHAHNLVDDVPDEVKQERVDAIMELQQGISFDINQEKVGKTFKVLVDRKEGDFFIGRTQFDSPEVDNEVLIDATTGYAANGSFVQVKIDRAEDFDLYGQIVK; encoded by the coding sequence ATGAATACAAAAACACCGTCAAAGATAATACCCGTTAAAAAACCTAAAATCAATGTCATCACTTTGGGTTGTTCTAAAAACACCTACGATTCGGAAGTTTTAATGGGGCAACTGCGCGGCAATAGTATGGATGTGGTTCATGAGGCCAATAAAATGGGCAAGGATGATATTGTTGTTATCAATACCTGCGGTTTTATTGATAACGCCAAACAGGAATCTATCGATACCATATTACAATACAGTCAGCTTAAAGATGAAGGGAAAGTAGGGAAGGTAATTGTAACCGGATGTTTATCTGAACGTTACAAACCTGAGTTGGAAGCTGAGATTACCAACGTAGATGCTTTTTTTGGCACCAACGACCTCAACAACTTATTACATTCACTTGGCGCAAATTATAAGCATGAGCTGATTGGCGAACGCTTGCTGACTACCCCTTCTCATTTTGCTTATTTTAAAATTGCCGAAGGTTGTAACCGCCCCTGCTCTTTCTGTGCCATTCCGCTAATGCGGGGCAAACACGTTTCACGTGATATGCAGGAGCTGGTAAATGAAGCCAAAATACTGGCTGCAGGCGGCACCAAAGAACTGATATTAATTGCACAAGACCTGACCTATTATGGCCTGGATATTTACGGTAGACGTAACCTGGACGAATTGTTACGCCGCCTATCTGATGTAAATGGTATTGAATGGATCAGACTACAATATGCCTACCCGTCTGGCTTCCCTATGGAAATTTTGGATGCAATGAATGAGCGCGAAAACATTTGCAAATACCTGGACATGCCTTTACAGCACATTACAGATAATATGCTGAAATCAATGCGCCGTGGAATTACCAAGCAAAAAACCATTGATATAGTAAACCAGATTAGAGATAAAGTACCAGGTATTGCCATGCGTACTACTTTGATTTGTGGTTACCCAGGTGAAACGGAGCAGGATTTTGAAGAAATGATGGACTGGGTGGAAGAAACCCGTTTCGACCGTCTGGGTTGTTTTACTTATTCACATGAAGAAAAAACCCACGCGCATAATCTTGTTGATGATGTGCCGGATGAGGTAAAACAGGAACGTGTGGATGCCATCATGGAACTGCAACAAGGTATTTCGTTTGACATCAACCAGGAAAAAGTTGGAAAAACATTTAAAGTTTTGGTAGACAGGAAAGAGGGCGATTTCTTCATCGGACGCACCCAGTTTGACTCCCCGGAAGTGGATAACGAGGTTTTAATTGATGCCACTACCGGTTATGCCGCAAATGGCAGCTTTGTACAGGTAAAGATTGATCGCGCAGAAGACTTCGATCTATATGGACAAATTGTAAAATAA
- the ftsY gene encoding signal recognition particle-docking protein FtsY: MGLFDFFKKKETAPEAQEALDKGLEKTKEGFFSKITKAVAGKSTIDDDVLDNLEEVLVTSDVGVSTTLKIIDRIQQRVSKDKYLSTTELNHLLRDEIQLLLAENNSNDFRQFEYGQHKPYVIMVVGVNGVGKTTTIGKLAHKLKAENLKVVLGAADTFRAAAVEQIKLWGERVGVRVVAQAMGSDPASVAYDTLQSAVANGEDVVIIDTAGRLHNKIGLMNELGKIKNVMEKVIPSAPHEILLVLDGSTGQNAFEQCKQFTEATDVNALAITKLDGTAKGGVVIGISDQFKIPVKYIGVGEAMNDLQLFDKKAFVDSLFK; this comes from the coding sequence ATGGGTTTATTCGATTTTTTCAAGAAAAAAGAAACTGCGCCTGAAGCACAAGAGGCTCTGGATAAGGGATTAGAAAAAACTAAGGAAGGCTTTTTTAGCAAGATTACTAAAGCCGTTGCCGGTAAATCGACCATTGATGATGATGTACTGGACAACCTGGAGGAAGTATTGGTTACCTCTGATGTTGGCGTAAGCACCACATTAAAAATTATAGATCGTATACAGCAACGTGTTAGCAAAGACAAATACCTCTCTACTACCGAACTGAATCACCTGCTAAGGGACGAAATTCAGTTATTGCTAGCTGAAAATAACAGCAACGATTTCCGTCAGTTTGAATATGGTCAGCACAAACCCTATGTAATTATGGTGGTTGGTGTAAACGGTGTAGGAAAAACCACGACCATTGGAAAGCTGGCCCATAAATTAAAAGCCGAAAACCTTAAAGTAGTTTTAGGTGCAGCAGATACCTTCAGGGCCGCCGCCGTAGAACAGATTAAACTTTGGGGCGAGCGTGTTGGGGTACGTGTAGTAGCACAGGCCATGGGCTCGGACCCTGCTTCGGTAGCCTACGACACCTTACAATCGGCAGTAGCCAATGGCGAAGATGTGGTAATTATTGATACCGCAGGCCGTTTACACAATAAGATTGGCCTGATGAACGAGCTTGGAAAAATTAAAAACGTAATGGAAAAGGTAATCCCTTCTGCACCGCACGAAATATTGCTGGTACTGGATGGATCGACCGGCCAAAATGCTTTTGAACAATGTAAACAGTTTACAGAAGCTACCGACGTAAATGCACTGGCCATTACCAAACTGGACGGCACCGCAAAAGGCGGCGTAGTAATTGGCATTTCCGATCAGTTTAAAATCCCTGTAAAATATATAGGCGTTGGCGAAGCCATGAACGACCTTCAACTATTTGATAAAAAAGCATTTGTTGACAGCTTGTTTAAATAG
- a CDS encoding DUF4295 domain-containing protein, with translation MAKKVVATLKTGKGKEYSKVITMTKSPKGAYSFKEVIVHNDHVQDAISASKK, from the coding sequence ATGGCAAAAAAGGTAGTTGCTACCCTTAAAACGGGTAAAGGAAAAGAATATTCGAAAGTTATTACAATGACTAAATCACCTAAAGGTGCTTATTCTTTCAAAGAAGTTATTGTTCACAACGATCACGTTCAAGATGCTATTTCTGCATCTAAAAAATAA
- the rpmG gene encoding 50S ribosomal protein L33 — translation MAKKGNRVQVILECTEHKTSGMPGMSRYISTKNRKNTTERLELKKFNPVLRKVTVHKEIK, via the coding sequence ATGGCAAAAAAAGGTAACAGAGTACAAGTTATTCTAGAGTGTACAGAGCATAAAACTAGCGGCATGCCTGGTATGTCTAGATATATCTCTACTAAAAACCGTAAAAACACTACTGAGCGTTTAGAATTGAAAAAATTCAACCCGGTATTGAGAAAAGTAACGGTTCACAAAGAAATTAAGTAA
- the rpmB gene encoding 50S ribosomal protein L28, with protein sequence MSRVCDLTGKMAMTGFNVSHSNVKTKRKFYPNLQLQKFYIPEEDRWITLKVSTSAIKTINKIGITEAISRFVKKGYL encoded by the coding sequence ATGTCTAGAGTTTGTGATTTAACCGGAAAAATGGCAATGACAGGTTTTAATGTTTCTCACTCGAACGTTAAAACTAAGCGTAAGTTTTATCCCAACTTACAACTTCAGAAATTTTATATTCCTGAAGAAGATCGTTGGATAACACTGAAAGTATCTACTTCAGCTATCAAAACCATCAACAAAATTGGTATTACTGAAGCGATCAGTCGTTTCGTGAAAAAAGGATATTTGTAA